A DNA window from Enoplosus armatus isolate fEnoArm2 chromosome 9, fEnoArm2.hap1, whole genome shotgun sequence contains the following coding sequences:
- the abhd5a gene encoding 1-acylglycerol-3-phosphate O-acyltransferase ABHD5, translating to MLRCVDSTFSKQCVPISNSNRLWTLTFSSDRVKGKTPLVLLHGFGGGVGLWAQNLDALSQRQPVFALDLLGFGQSSRPHFSTDTQEAEDQFVESIEQWRAKVGLESMILLGHNLGGYLAVSYSIKYPGRVKHIMLVEPWGFPERPDTVEADRPIPVWIKALGAMFSPFNPLAGLRLVGPLGPTLVQTLRPDFKRKFCSMFSDNTVSEYIYHLNVQTPSGETAFKNMTIPYGWAKRPMLQRMDQLQPEIPITIIYGSRSSIDSNSGSTIKEMRPHSPVEIMTIRGAGHYVYADQPEDFNHRVLQVCDKVE from the exons ATGCTGCGAT GTGTAGACAGCACTTTCTCCAAACAGTGCGTCCCCATCTCCAACAGCAACCGGCTGTGGACCCTGACCTTCAGCAGCGACCGCGTCAAAGGCAAAACCCCCCTGGTTCTGCTCCATGGGTTCGGAGGCGGCGTGGGACTTTGGGCTCAGAACCTGGACGCTCTCTCCCAGCGTCAGCCCGTCTTCGCCCTGGACCTGCTGGGCTTCGGGCAGAGCAGCAGGCCTCATTTCTCCACAGACACTCAGGAGGCAGAGGACCAGTTTGTGGAGTCCATAGAGCAGTGGAGGGCGAAAGTGGGTCTGGAGTCCATGATACTGCTGGGACACAACCTGGGAGGATACCTGGCTGTGTCATACTCTATTAAATACCCAGGCAG AGTAAAGCACATAATGCTGGTGGAGCCCTGGGGTTTCCCTGAGCGCCCGGACACAGTAGAGGCAGACCGTCCCATCCCAGTATGGATCAAAGCCCTAGGGGCCATGTTCAGTCCCTTCAATCCCCTGGCTGGCCTGAGACTGGTCGGACCACTGG GTCccactctggtccagactcTGAGACCCGACTTCAAGAGGAAGTTCTGCTCCATGTTCAGTGACAATACTGTGTCAGAGTACATCTACCACCTGAATGTGCAAACCCCCAG TGGGGAAACAGCTTTTAAGAATATGACCATTCCCTATGGCTGGGCTAAGAGGCCGATGCTGCAGAGGATGGACCAGCTTCAGCCTGAGATCCCCATCACCATCATCTACGGATCCCGCTCCAGCATAGACAGCAACTCAGGCAGCACCATCAAAGAGATGAGGCCACACTCTCCTGTGGAGATCATG ACAATCCGTGGAGCCGGACACTATGTGTATGCTGACCAGCCAGAGGACTTCAACCACAGAGTTTTGCAAGTGTGTGATAAAGTGGAATGA